Proteins encoded within one genomic window of Bos indicus x Bos taurus breed Angus x Brahman F1 hybrid chromosome 18, Bos_hybrid_MaternalHap_v2.0, whole genome shotgun sequence:
- the USP10 gene encoding ubiquitin carboxyl-terminal hydrolase 10, giving the protein MALRSPQYIFGDFSPDEFNQFFVTPRASVELPPYGGTVLCGAQAADDLPDGHDYQRIEFGVNEVIEPSDTLPRTPNYSISSTLNPQAPEFILSCTTSKKLPDDIDKEVNYSSANCQYPGPALALDGGSPAEAEALENDGVSGGLGQRERKKKKKRPPGYYSYLKDGGEGAPSAEALVNGHAGPAVSNSVGAEDTDLMGDVPTAGTPRTWGSPQDATDFVSDAGPAGAFPGALDGGARTAGQLEGCPGADSEASCLPAEAGRDTLLRTAVAQPSVGTDTTENLGVTNGQILESLGEGTAANGVELHTVESSDSDPAKAESAPPPADAPASAAGTVPASQPAKSWASLFHDSKPSSSSLPVVSVETKYSPPATSPLVSEKQAEVKEGLVPVSEDPVAIKIAELLENVTLIHKPVSLQPRGLINKGNWCYINATLQALVACPPMYHLMKLIPLYSKVQRPCTSTPMIDSFVRLMNEFTNMPVPPKPRQALGDKIVRDIRPGAAFEPTYIYRLLTVIKSSLSEKGRQEDAEEYLGFILNGLHEEMLNLKKLLSPNNDKLTVSNGPKSHSVNEDEQEEPGEGSEDEWEQVGPRNKTSVTRQADFVQTPITGIFGGHIRSVVYQQSSKESATLQPFFTLQLDIQSDKIRTVQDALESLVARESVQGYTTKTRQEVEISRRVTLEKLPPVLVLHLKRFVYEKTGGCQKLIKNIEYPVDLEISKELLSPGVKNKNFKCHRTYRLFAVVYHHGSSATGGHYTTDVFQIGLNGWLRIDDQTVKVVSQQQVVRPAAERTAYLLYYRRVDLL; this is encoded by the exons tatatTTTTGGAGATTTTAGCCCTGATGAATTCAATCAGTTCTTTGTGACTCCTCGTGCTTCAGTTGAG CTTCCTCCATACGGTGGGACAGTTCTGTGTGGCGCACAGGCTGCTGATGACCTCCCCGATG GACACGACTATCAGAGAATTGAATTTGGTGTTAATGAAGTAATTGAACCCAGTGACACTCTGCCGAGAACTCCCAACTACAGTATTTCAAGCACATTGAACCCTCAGGCCCCTGAATTTATCCTTAGCTGCACAACTTCCAAAAAGCTCCCCGATGACATTGATAAAGAAGTGAACTATAGCTCCGCCAATTGCCAGTACCCGGGCCCTGCCCTTGCCCTGGATGGCGGCTCTCCTGCCGAGGCGGAAGCTTTAGAGAATGATGGTGTTTCGGGTGGTCTTGGACAAAGGGAacgtaaaaagaagaaaaaacgtCCCCCTGGATATTACAGTTACTTGAAAGACGGTGGCGAGGGTGCACCTTCGGCGGAAGCCCTGGTCAATGGCCACGCCGGCCCAGCAGTCTCCAACAGCGTAGGCGCCGAGGACACGGACTTGATGGGGGATGTACCCACGGCAGGGACCCCCCGGACTTGGGGCAGCCCTCAGGACGCCACGGACTTTGTCAGCGACGCCGGGCCTGCTGGGGCTTTCCCTGGAGCCCTGGACGGCGGGGCCAGGACTGCAGGGCAGCTTGAGGGCTGCCCCGGGGCTGACTCGGaggcctcctgcctccctgccgAGGCCGGCAGGGACACCTTGTTGAGGACAGCTGTGGCTCAGCCCTCCGTGGGGACTGATACTACTGAGAACCTTGGAGTCACTAACGGACAAATACTTGAATCCTTGGGTGAGGGCACAGCTGCCAACGGGGTGGAGTTGCACACCGTGGAGAGCTCGGACTCGGACCCCGCCAAGGCCGAGAGCGCCCCACCACCTGCGGATGCCCCAGCCTCCGCAGCGGGCACTGTGCCTGCCAGTCAGCCTGCCAAGTCGTGGGCTAGTCTTTTTCATGATTCTaagccttcttcctcttccttgccTGTGGTTTCTGTGGAAACTAAGTATTCCCCTCCCGCCACGTCTCCCCTGGTCTCTGAAAAGCAGGCGGAAGTCAAGGAAGGGCTGGTTCCAGTTTCAGAGGATCCTGTAGCCATAAAGATTGCAG AGTTACTGGAGAATGTCACCCTGATTCACAAACCGGTGTCATTGCAACCCCGCGGGCTGATCAACAAAGGAAACTGGTGCTACATCAATGCT ACACTGCAAGCCTTGGTGGCTTGCCCGCCGATGTATCACCTGATGAAGCTCATTCCTCTGTATTCGAAAGTGCAAAGGCCTTGTACGTCCACACCCATGATAGACAGCTT TGTTCGGCTAATGAATGAGTTTACTAATATGCCAGTACCTCCAAAACCCAGACAAG CTCTTGGGGATAAAATCGTGAGGGATATCCGCCCCGGAGCTGCCTTTGAACCCACGTATATTTATAGACTCCTGACAGTGATCAAGTCGAGCCTGTCTGAGAAG GGTCGACAAGAAGATGCCGAAGAGTACTTAGGCTTCATTCTAAATGGACTCCATGAGGAAATGCTGAACCTAAAGAAGCTTCTCTCACCAAATAATGATA AACTTACTGTTTCCAATGGACCCAAAAGCCACTCAGTGAATGAAGATGAGCAGGAAGAACCAGGAGAAGGAAGTGAGGACGAATGGGAGCAAGTGGGTCCCCGAAACAAGACCTCAGTCACTCGCCAGGCGGACTTTGTTCAGACCCCCATCACTGGCATTTTTGGTGGACACATCAG GTCTGTGGTTTACCAGCAGAGTTCAAAAGAGTCTGCCACCCTGCAGCCGTTCTTCACCCTGCAGCTGGACATCCAGTCCGACAAGATACGCACCGTGCAGGACGCGCTGGAGAGCCTGGTGGCCAGAGAGTCTGTCCAGGGTTACaccaccaaaaccagacaagag GTGGAGATCAGTCGGAGAGTGACCCTGGAAAAGCTCCCTCCTGTGCTCGTGCTGCACCTCAAACGGTTTGTCTATGAGAAGACCGGTGGCTGTCAGAAGCTCATCAAAAATATCGAATATCCTGTGGACTTGGAAATTAGTAAAG aactgCTCTCTCCAGGGGTTAAAAATAAGAACTTTAAATGCCACAGAACCTATAGGCTGTTTGCAG